The Jannaschia sp. GRR-S6-38 genomic interval CGCCTCATCCGCATCCCCGTCCGTCGCCGCCAGAAGCGCATCCGCGGCCTGGCGCAGGACCGCCGTGATCCGGATGACGTCGCGATCCTCGTCCATGTCCCGTCGCTCCGCCCATCCCACGGCCTTCCCTTTGAGAGTGTCGCATCCGTTCGCCGCCCGCCAGAGGCGCGGCGGAAGATGTGACCGGCTTCGATCTGGGGAGACAGGCCGGCGGCCCGGCGGGTCACGCGTCCAGCGCGTCGAGGGCTCCGGTGACCAGTTCCAGCCCATCGGCATAGATCGCGGCCGGGCGGTCGAGGACCAGCGCCCAGGCGACGGCCGCGTCGCCGGTAACGCGGCGGATCACGCCCCCGTCGACCAGACGGATGGCGGCGACCCGCGCCTCCTTCGCGCCGAACAGCGTACGGGCGCGCCAGTCGCGCAGGACGACGGGCTGGTCGGCGGGCAGGGTCACATCCCGCTCCGGCCGTCCGCGCCCCATCGCGCCCGCCGGGATCAGCACCATCGCGCAGCCGGGTCGGACCGGGCTGCGGCGCAGCGCGCGGATCCGGACCATACCCCGGTCGCGCGTGAT includes:
- a CDS encoding Hint domain-containing protein gives rise to the protein MPTFFQPASPPGVPVLRGHSLRHALLAGSRVLTATGERHVETLKPGDRVITRDRGMVRIRALRRSPVRPGCAMVLIPAGAMGRGRPERDVTLPADQPVVLRDWRARTLFGAKEARVAAIRLVDGGVIRRVTGDAAVAWALVLDRPAAIYADGLELVTGALDALDA